TTTGCTTAGCTTACCAGCAGTTTCAGAGTTCATTGCTTTTGGCAGTTGAACGTAAGTAGAACCTTGGTCTAGTTTGATAGCACCGATAGAACCTTTAGTTAGGCCTAGTTCGTTTGCTAGTGCGCCAACGATGTCTTTAACCTGAACGCCTTGCTCACGGCCAACTTGTAGTTGGTACGTATCCCAATCTTGAGTATTGAAGTTACGTCCACCACCGTCACGGCCATTGTCACGATCTTCACGACGCTCTTTGCGACGGTTCTTATCACGCTCAATAGCAGCGATCATTGGGTCTTCGCCAACGTAGAATAGAGGGCTCTTACCTTGCTGACGCTTAAGAAGCATTGCAGCTAGAGTAGCAGCATCAACTTCTAGAGATTCTTGTAGTGTAGAGATTAAACCTGCGAAGTTTTCTAGAGCTTTGCTCTCTTTCTCAGTTTCAAGCTCAGCACCAAGCTTAGCAACACGTGCAGCAGCAACTTCGTCACGTTGTGGAAGTTGGATTTCTTCCATTTGAGACTTAGTTACACGCTCGATAGTGCGAAGCATACGAATTTGGTTAGTGCGAACTAGTAGGATCGCTTTACCTTTACGTCCAGCACGGCCAGTACGACCAATACGGTGGATGTAAGATTCAACATCAAATGGGATGTCGTAGTTGAATACGTGAGTGATACGTGGAACATCAAGACCACGTGCTACAACGTCAGTTGCAACTAGGATATCGATAACACCTTGTTTGATGTGATCAACAGTGCGCTCACGTAGAGACTGAGGAATATCACCGTGCAGTGCAGCAGCTTTGAAGCCACGAGCAGATAGCCAATCAGCTAGACGCTCAGTGTCTTGACGAGTACGTACGAATACGATTGACGCGTCAGTTTCTTCAGTTTCAAGAAGACGAGACATTGCTTCGTCTTTTTCTACGCCTTTAACAACCCAGTAGTTCTGCGCTACTTTGTCAACTGTGTGGTTAGTACCAGCAACGTCAACTTTAGCCGGGTTACGTAGGTAACGGTCAACAATAGTCTTAACCATTGGAGGCATAGTCGCAGAGAAAAGTACACGTTGTGCAGATTCTGGAGCTTGCTCTAGGATCCAAGTAACGTCATCTACGAAGCCCATTTTTAGCATTTCATCTGCTTCATCAAGAACAAATGTGTGTGCTTCATCTAGGTGTAGACGGTCACGAGTTAGTAAGTCTTTAACACGACCTGGAGTACCAACAACAATGTGAGCACCGCGGCTTAGAGCGCGCATTTGGTCAACAATTGAAGCGCCACCGTAGATTTCAAGAACTTTAAGACCTTTGATATCACGGCCTAGGTTTTTGATTTCCGCAGCAACTTGAATCGCTAGCTCACGAGTCGGAGCCATGATGATTGCTTGTGGTTTATGTTGGTTCAGGTTGATTTTGTTAAGTAAAGGCAGAGAGAATGCTGCTGTTTTACCAGTACCAGTCTGTGCTTTACCTAGTGCGTCACGGCCTTCAAGAAGAAGAGGAATAGCTGCTGCTTGGATTGGAGTCGGAGAAACGAAACCCATGCTATCAAGAGCTGAAAGAATGTTTTCGTTTAGGGCTAATTCATTAAATTGAATTACAGATTCGGACATTGGGATCCCACTATATATAAGTAAACAAAAGGTCCCGGGAGCTCTATCAATTCCAATACTGATCCAATCAGATACTGATTCCATTCAGAGTTACGAAGCAGTAATAAAACACTTCAAGCCATTAGGGACGTCTAAGGGAGGCGGATTATTCCTTAAATGCATAAAAAAAGCCAGAAAAAATTGAAATACATCACATATTTTTCGGTTTTACATCAACACTGGCTATCATATCGTCAAAACTTGATGAATATCTCGTCACAGCACCAAACTTCTAGCAAATTGACCTAGTTAAATAAGAGGGCAATTAATTTACGCTCACTTCGCCTTTAAGTAGTAATCAAGCCTCGCAATGATTATAGTGTGCTCAATTGTCCTCGATAGATAAAAGTCAAATGTTTCAAGATAATCCTCTACTCGCTCAACTCAAACAGCAAATCCAAGAAACTCTCCCTAAAAAGGAAGGTACGATCAAAGCCACTGAAAAAGGGTTTGGTTTTCTCGAAGTCGATAGCAAAACTAGCTTCTTCATCCCACCGCCGTACATGAAAAAATGTGTGCACGGTGACAAGGTGATTGCCATCATTCGCACTGAGAAAGAGCGCGAAGTTGCAGAGCCAGAGGAGTTGATTGAACAGGGTCTTACTCGCTTTATTGCACGAGTTAAGCTTTTCAAAGGTCGATTGAACGTTGTTCCAGATCACCCGCAACTGAAAAAACTGCAGCTTAAAGCGAAAGCACAGAAGGGTTTGAACCCTGAAACGCTTAAAGAAGGCGACTGGGTTGTTGCTCATATCGTTCAACACCCGTTAAAAAGTGACAACGGCTTCTTGGCTCAGATCTCTGAGAAAATCACAGACGCTGATGACAAAATCGCGCCTTGGTGGGTAACGCTAGCGCAAAATGACCTACCAAACAGCGAACCTGAAGGCATCGACGACTGGCAGATCAAAGACGACGCTGATCTTGAACGTGTAGACATGACTCACGTCCCTTTTGTGACTATCGATGGCGAAAGCACAAAAGATATGGACGATGCGCTTTACGCTAAGAAGAAAGAGAGCGGTGATTTTGAATTGACTATCGCAATTGCTGATCCTACCGCTTACATCTCTCCAGATGATGCAATGGATAAAGTGGCTCGCGAGCGTGGTTTCACTATTTACCTGCCTGGTCGTAACATCCCAATGTTGCCTCGCGATCTAGCTGACAACTTATGTTCACTCATAGAGAACGAAGTTCGCCCAGCACTTTGCTGCACAGTAACGGTATCTAAAGATGGTGTTATCGGTGATGACATTAGCTTCTTCGCTGCAAACATCAAATCTCACGCTCGTCTTGCTTACGACCACGTATCAGACTGGCTAGAAACAGGAGCATCAGAGAAATGGCAACCGTCAGAAGAGATTGCTGCAATTGTTTCTGATCTTCACCAATTTGCTCAAGCACGTTCAGCGTGGCGTTCTGCAAATGCGGTTGTGTTCCCAGATCGCCCTGACTACCGCTTTGAACTAAGCGAAGACAACGATGTTGTCGCTATCCACGCGGACATGCGTCGTAGCGCAAACAAGTTGGTTGAAGAGTCGATGATCAGCGCGAACATCTGTGCCGGTCGAGTATTAAAAGAAAGCTTTAACCAAGGTGTCTTTAACTGTCACTCTGGTTTTAAAGCTGAGAAAGTAGCAGACGTTCTGGAGCTGGTTAACCCAGAAGCAGAAACACCGTTTACAGAAGAGCAGATCGTTTCTCTGGAAGGTTTTGCTACTCTGCGTCGTTGGTTAGGTTCTTTAGACAACAGCTACTACGATAACCGTATTCGTAAATTCCAAGCGTACAGCGAGATCAGCAATGAACCTGCGCCGCACTACGCGATGGGCTTAGACATTTATGCGACGTGGACTTCTCCAATTCGTAAATACGGTGACATGATTAACCACCGTATGCTTAAAGCACACATATTAGGTAAAGCACCGATTCAAACACCAGACGAAACCATTGGTGATGAACTTGCTCTGCACCGCCGTCACCACGGTATGGCTGAACGTAACGTTGGCGATTGGTTGTATGCTCGTACTCTAGCGAACGCTCCAGTTGAAGAAACTCGTTTCCAAGCAGAGATTTTCGACATTAACCGCGCAGGTATGCGTGTACGCCTACTTGACAATGGTGCAGCGGCGTTTATCCCTGGCTCTCTCATTCTTGATAATAAAGAGAGAATAGAGTGCAACGGTGATATGGGTACTGTATCTATCGATAAAGAAATGGTATACAAACTGGGAGACGTTTTAGAAGTAGTTCTCTCAGAAGTTAATCAGGAAAACCGTAACTTGGTAGCAAAACCTACACAAGTTTTTGCGGACTTGCCTAGCGAGCCTGAAACAACAAATGAAACCGAAGCCTAATTTCTAATAGGTTTACTTCTAAAGGCGCTAATTATTAGCGCCTTTTTTGTAAATGTCTCATGCTTAAACAATACTTAAAAAAGCAATTAATCTACAACGCCAAAGAAGTTCACTATGCCATCAATCACGGTCACTCAATTCAGAAACTTTATTCCCAGGAAACGCGAACGCTACCCCGCCTCTAAAAACGGTATTTTTATGGTATCGAAAGGAAGCATATTTTTTATGCTGCCCAATGGCACTCAAGCCTCGTTAAAAGCTGGAGATTTCACGCTTTACAATTCTGGTCAGATTAAAGACATCACGGTCGACACTGAAAATGGTGAGTTTAGTGCGATTTGCTTAGATTTTGATTTGGCAATTTTCCAAAAGTTCATAAATCAGTTCAGTGATTTAGAATCCACTCAAACTCCAGATAATTACATTAAGTTCAATCAAACGGATACCGAAATCTGCCAATTGAAAGAGCTCATCATGTCTCTGGCCAATTCATCGACTCAGAATGATTACGCACTCACCCAGCTAGGCTTAGGTTTGCTGTCTTTAATGGTTGAGCAGTATCCGGAACTATTAACGATTATTAGCCGAATTTCTAGATTGACGGTGACACAAAAGGTCATCCATTACATTGAACAGAATATAGAAAATAATATCTCACTCGATACCCTAGCCAGCTATATGGGGATGTCACCAGCCACACTTAAACGCCGTTTATCGGCGGAAGACCTTTCGTTTTCAAACCTCTTGAAGATAAAGCGAATCGCCCACGCAGCCACACAGCTCAGAACATCGAACAAATCGATTACTCAAATTGCTTATGAATCCGGATTTAAAAGTGCGGCGCATTTTAGTACCGCCTTTAAAACCTATCACGGCAAAACACCAAAAGATTTCCGGTCTTTGGTTTCACAATCTTATTAATACCAATCGTAGTAAATCACTGATCACTTACTCACTGTGATTGGTATAACTACGCAATCTTATTGGCATAATTTGAAGTGACATCCATCATTTATAGTGATGCGGATAGTTTTAGTAACATAGATCGTTTTACTGACGCAGATAAGCTTTATTAACGTAGACTGTTTTTAGTGACTCAGATAGGTTGTAATGTGGTGAGTTAAAAAAAGTTGTTCGTTTTAGGTATCAAGCCCCTCGCAAACATCTCAACAGAATAATCACGACCA
The nucleotide sequence above comes from Vibrio atlanticus. Encoded proteins:
- a CDS encoding DEAD/DEAH box helicase — its product is MESVSDWISIGIDRAPGTFCLLIYSGIPMSESVIQFNELALNENILSALDSMGFVSPTPIQAAAIPLLLEGRDALGKAQTGTGKTAAFSLPLLNKINLNQHKPQAIIMAPTRELAIQVAAEIKNLGRDIKGLKVLEIYGGASIVDQMRALSRGAHIVVGTPGRVKDLLTRDRLHLDEAHTFVLDEADEMLKMGFVDDVTWILEQAPESAQRVLFSATMPPMVKTIVDRYLRNPAKVDVAGTNHTVDKVAQNYWVVKGVEKDEAMSRLLETEETDASIVFVRTRQDTERLADWLSARGFKAAALHGDIPQSLRERTVDHIKQGVIDILVATDVVARGLDVPRITHVFNYDIPFDVESYIHRIGRTGRAGRKGKAILLVRTNQIRMLRTIERVTKSQMEEIQLPQRDEVAAARVAKLGAELETEKESKALENFAGLISTLQESLEVDAATLAAMLLKRQQGKSPLFYVGEDPMIAAIERDKNRRKERREDRDNGRDGGGRNFNTQDWDTYQLQVGREQGVQVKDIVGALANELGLTKGSIGAIKLDQGSTYVQLPKAMNSETAGKLSKLRIRQKEAGAVVVDFNDFREPRRGGGGRDGNRGGGRGGRDGGGYRGNREGGNREGGNREGGNGGRGGYRGNRDGARDGNSAGGRDGERRFDRNRGGDHRGNHRGERGHGNAAGNGGNRGRRPERNEG
- the rnb gene encoding exoribonuclease II is translated as MFQDNPLLAQLKQQIQETLPKKEGTIKATEKGFGFLEVDSKTSFFIPPPYMKKCVHGDKVIAIIRTEKEREVAEPEELIEQGLTRFIARVKLFKGRLNVVPDHPQLKKLQLKAKAQKGLNPETLKEGDWVVAHIVQHPLKSDNGFLAQISEKITDADDKIAPWWVTLAQNDLPNSEPEGIDDWQIKDDADLERVDMTHVPFVTIDGESTKDMDDALYAKKKESGDFELTIAIADPTAYISPDDAMDKVARERGFTIYLPGRNIPMLPRDLADNLCSLIENEVRPALCCTVTVSKDGVIGDDISFFAANIKSHARLAYDHVSDWLETGASEKWQPSEEIAAIVSDLHQFAQARSAWRSANAVVFPDRPDYRFELSEDNDVVAIHADMRRSANKLVEESMISANICAGRVLKESFNQGVFNCHSGFKAEKVADVLELVNPEAETPFTEEQIVSLEGFATLRRWLGSLDNSYYDNRIRKFQAYSEISNEPAPHYAMGLDIYATWTSPIRKYGDMINHRMLKAHILGKAPIQTPDETIGDELALHRRHHGMAERNVGDWLYARTLANAPVEETRFQAEIFDINRAGMRVRLLDNGAAAFIPGSLILDNKERIECNGDMGTVSIDKEMVYKLGDVLEVVLSEVNQENRNLVAKPTQVFADLPSEPETTNETEA
- a CDS encoding helix-turn-helix domain-containing protein; its protein translation is MPSITVTQFRNFIPRKRERYPASKNGIFMVSKGSIFFMLPNGTQASLKAGDFTLYNSGQIKDITVDTENGEFSAICLDFDLAIFQKFINQFSDLESTQTPDNYIKFNQTDTEICQLKELIMSLANSSTQNDYALTQLGLGLLSLMVEQYPELLTIISRISRLTVTQKVIHYIEQNIENNISLDTLASYMGMSPATLKRRLSAEDLSFSNLLKIKRIAHAATQLRTSNKSITQIAYESGFKSAAHFSTAFKTYHGKTPKDFRSLVSQSY